The genome window GACAAAATGTTCCTCTACCACAATTTTCTCCGAATAACCGCCAAGGGTCATTCCTCCCAAATGTTTGTCTTTACCATTATAAGTTCCTGTAAATCCATTCGAACAATATTGCTCCAAATCCTGTCTGCAGCTGTCACAAGTCTGGCACGAATCTACCATACAGCCCACAGCTGCAAAATCACCCACTTTTAGTTTCGTTACTTCGCTTCCTACTTTGGTCACTTTCCCTACAATTTCGTGACCAACAACAGTTGGGTAAGTTGTAAATTCCCAGTCGTTTCTGGCGGTGTGCAGATCAGAGTGGCAGACACCACAATATAGAATATCAATTTCAATATCCTTTGCCGTAACGGTTCTGCGCTGGATATCCATTTGTGCCAGAGCCGCATCAGCAGATGCGGTTCCGTAAGCTTTTACATTTGTAGTTTCCATATTTTTTTAATTATAAGTGCGTTATTCCATTATACAAAGTTAATTGTTTGAGTAAGGTTCGATTTATGGAAAACAATCCAATACTTAAGAAATTCAAATATTTTATCAATTATTTTTGTACTGTATGCTGATTGATTTTTTTGCGGTTACATCACTATCCGAATTAAAACTAGTCAATGGAAGAATTGCTGTTTCAATTAATCTGCATAATGAATTGTTTTCTGTCCCTGTAAAGCAGAGCAAGAATAATTGTCTTTTGAATTTCTAAAAACATCAAAATAAATGCAGCTATACCACATCCAAATCATTTTCTAAACCTGAATAATTGCGCACTGAACAAGTAACAATCTTCGGGAAATTAATAAGCCGTTAGTTCTGCGTGCTCGTTAGCGCAGTTTTGCAAACTTAGCCCGCTCTAATTGGCAATTAAAATATTTTTATATGCTTTGTTTGCTGTACTTTGTGGGCTCAGAATGCAATTCTGTGCTATCGTTGTCTATATCGCTATCGGGTCTTTTTTAATTAAATTTTTACACTTATTATCAGAAACTTTCTGAGATGGTAATTATTTTAATTCACCATACTGATCCACATAGCGTTCTAGTTCTGAATTGGTTCTTTTTAGAAGCTTTTCTAAAAGGATAATTTTATCTTCATAAAGTTTTTTTAATGTTGTTTGATTTTCTGAGTTTATAAGAATATTGCCATTGTAATTCCCGTTCACATTATTAAAACTATTAAAATATTTTTGAGTATCAAAACTAATTATTGCTTCTACAGTAAGCCCAAACACATTGGCAATTTCTTCGAGTTTACTGTATCCTAAATCTGTTTTGCCTTTTTCAATTTTGCTGTAACCTGCTTGAGTGATACCTAACTGTTCAGCCATATATTCCTGAGTGTAATTTTTCAGTTCTCTAATGTTTTTTATCTTTTTTTTAATAGATGAAGTACTCATATTATTTGGGGTGTTTTTATCCATGTAGTTTGTATTTGGGTTCAATACAAATGCAGAGTCTTTTAAATGTTCAATTTTGAAATATTTTAAAAGTAGGGTTTAAAAATATTTTTTTATTTTTTCTTTGTTGTAATAATAAAACCATAAACTACCGCTATGCCTATTAAAACAAAATCGTATTGGGAAATTCCTGTATATAACATAAGCTGTTTGAGGTATTAAATTTCTTGGGAAACTAATTTTTTGAACTTTAAATCCAAATATAAATCAATGTGTTTACCAATTTTTGTTCTGTCTGTTGTCTTAATTTTAATTATAGTTTCTTTGTTATAAATGTCTTTTACAAATACATAAAATTCAAATTTAGAAGTGTCATGAAAACGCAATGTAATAATGACGGAATAGCACAAGATGGCTGGGATTATATAATACAGATCCATTAAATTTGAGAAAAGCATAAAATAATAGGCTAGTGCTGTAACAGAGATAAAAGCAAAATTCTCTTTACTGTAGGATTTGTTTTTTTTTACTAGACTCAGTTCTTCAATTTCATCAAAAGTGTAATTCCAGCTTTTTGAACCATAGCGAAATTGGACATTGTTATAGGTAAGAATTGTAAACATAGTATGTTAATAGTTGTTAAGATAGAATATCTTAGTTTGGAATAAAAAATGTAGAAGTTTGCTAGAAATAGATTTTACTCAATTCAAAGTATGCTTAGTTTTTATACGTAATGGGAAAATTATTTTCAGTAAAACTATATTATATTAATTTGATTTTCTTACAATTTTAATCATAGAATATAACTATTAGTTATAATATAGTTTTAATAAAAAAAATCTTAATTCAGGTATTTTATAAACCACTTTGAAAGACTATAGCAAATTAGTTAATGATTGATTTTCATTAATTATAACACAAAGGAACAATGTAAAGCGGATTAAACTGATAACATTTGTTATCGATTTGTAATTATTCTTCTGCAGCGTA of Flavobacterium marginilacus contains these proteins:
- a CDS encoding helix-turn-helix domain-containing protein, with the protein product MDKNTPNNMSTSSIKKKIKNIRELKNYTQEYMAEQLGITQAGYSKIEKGKTDLGYSKLEEIANVFGLTVEAIISFDTQKYFNSFNNVNGNYNGNILINSENQTTLKKLYEDKIILLEKLLKRTNSELERYVDQYGELK